A section of the Thermovirga sp. genome encodes:
- a CDS encoding ZIP family metal transporter, which yields MVFRYRERVEKIMAYLMCFAAGVLISTPLMLALPEAIHRYPHAGFLALVGFLFMFFSNKVIKHFTHEEALAFGITAAQGIGIHSFVDGLVYTITFKVSVLVGVLSAGGLVIHEFAEGAITYLVLIKGGMDKKVAMVYAFLIASLTTPLGAFIAYPFIIPLGGEVLGMLLGFVSGVLIYVSASHLLPEAREHEKRHSFLTFMVGVALASFIVFTHGH from the coding sequence ATGGTCTTCAGGTACAGGGAGCGGGTCGAGAAAATAATGGCCTACCTGATGTGTTTCGCCGCGGGCGTCCTGATATCGACGCCGCTGATGCTGGCGTTGCCCGAGGCCATCCATAGGTACCCCCATGCGGGGTTCCTGGCCCTTGTCGGTTTCCTTTTCATGTTCTTTTCCAACAAGGTGATCAAGCATTTCACCCACGAGGAGGCCCTGGCCTTCGGGATCACCGCCGCCCAGGGCATAGGGATCCATTCCTTCGTGGATGGTCTTGTCTACACGATCACCTTCAAGGTGAGCGTGCTGGTCGGAGTGCTTTCGGCGGGAGGGCTCGTGATCCACGAGTTCGCCGAAGGGGCGATCACCTACCTTGTGCTCATCAAGGGGGGAATGGATAAGAAGGTCGCGATGGTCTACGCCTTCCTGATAGCTTCGCTGACCACTCCCCTCGGAGCCTTTATCGCCTATCCCTTTATCATTCCCCTGGGCGGAGAGGTCCTGGGGATGCTCCTCGGTTTCGTGTCGGGCGTTCTTATCTACGTATCGGCCTCGCACCTGCTCCCCGAGGCGAGGGAGCATGAAAAGCGCCACTCCTTCCTGACTTTCATGGTAGGGGTAGCGCTGGCGTCCTTTATCGTTTTCACCCACGGTCACTGA
- the pepF gene encoding oligoendopeptidase F has product MKILAQDHGPGAGRTIPDRSALDRTCQWALEDLFADRAEWEKAFEETGPLMNSLEAFRGDLSTSPSKLLECLMLRDRLGELTSRVYAYAHMKSHEDTRDHDGQALAARATTLAVAASRSGAFITPEILSIPEETLSHYLEKEKGLEIYRFFLEELLRKRDHVLSPKEEELLAASAELAHAPENIFSMLTNADIAFPPIRDELGREVPFSEERFGPFLQSADRRVREDAYKNLYGVYGQYRNTLSASLNAALRASLFYSRVRGFGSNLEAALHEDDIPISVYGSLVEGVREGLDALHRYVDLRRRVLGISPVRMFDLYVPLVDEYRREIPYHEAIGMVREGLAPLGEAYLAALEEGFANRWADVYENRGKRGGAYSWGAYPVHPYVLLNYNGKMRDVFTVAHEMGHALHRYFSDRKQPYIYSGHSIFIAEVASTTNEALLLDHLIGLASNRDERIYFLNYRLEQIRTTVFRQTLFAEYEREIHERTEKGEALTADEFCRLWRDLNAEYYGPAVELNGEIEMEWARIPHFYSPFYVYQYATGYSAAIALSRGILFEGDAAAHRYMRFLERGSSASAMEVLRDAGVDMANPEPVKKTVDLFRSTVEELETLLA; this is encoded by the coding sequence ATGAAGATACTTGCGCAGGACCACGGACCCGGAGCAGGCAGGACCATACCCGATAGGAGTGCCCTGGATAGAACCTGCCAGTGGGCTCTCGAGGACCTTTTCGCGGACAGGGCCGAGTGGGAAAAGGCCTTTGAAGAAACCGGGCCGCTAATGAACTCTCTCGAGGCTTTCAGGGGCGACCTCTCGACCTCACCCTCGAAACTGCTGGAGTGCCTCATGCTGCGTGACAGGCTGGGAGAATTGACCTCCAGGGTATATGCCTACGCCCACATGAAAAGCCACGAGGACACCAGGGACCACGACGGCCAGGCCCTCGCCGCGAGGGCGACGACCCTGGCCGTGGCGGCATCCCGTTCGGGGGCGTTCATCACCCCGGAAATACTGTCGATTCCCGAAGAGACCCTCTCGCATTACCTTGAAAAGGAAAAGGGCCTTGAAATTTACCGCTTCTTCCTTGAGGAGTTGCTGCGGAAGCGCGATCACGTTTTGTCCCCGAAGGAGGAGGAACTGCTGGCCGCTTCGGCAGAGCTCGCCCATGCCCCGGAAAATATCTTCTCCATGCTCACCAACGCCGACATAGCTTTCCCACCGATCCGCGACGAACTGGGCAGGGAGGTGCCCTTTTCGGAGGAACGTTTCGGCCCTTTCCTCCAGAGCGCCGACCGGAGGGTCAGGGAGGACGCCTACAAAAACCTTTACGGCGTCTACGGCCAGTACAGGAACACCCTTTCGGCTTCTCTTAACGCAGCGCTGCGGGCTTCGCTCTTCTATTCGCGGGTGAGGGGATTCGGCTCAAACCTCGAGGCGGCCCTGCACGAGGACGACATACCCATCTCCGTTTACGGCTCTCTGGTGGAAGGCGTCCGGGAGGGGCTCGATGCCCTCCACCGCTACGTGGATCTCAGGAGGAGGGTCCTGGGCATTTCCCCGGTAAGGATGTTCGACCTTTACGTCCCCCTGGTCGACGAGTACCGTCGTGAGATACCCTACCACGAAGCCATCGGGATGGTCCGGGAAGGACTCGCTCCCCTGGGAGAGGCTTACCTGGCCGCCCTCGAAGAGGGTTTCGCTAATCGATGGGCCGATGTCTACGAGAACAGGGGAAAACGGGGAGGAGCCTATTCCTGGGGAGCCTACCCCGTCCATCCCTACGTGCTTCTCAATTACAACGGCAAGATGAGGGATGTCTTCACCGTGGCCCACGAGATGGGACACGCTCTCCACAGGTACTTCTCGGACAGGAAACAACCCTACATCTATTCCGGCCACTCCATATTCATAGCTGAAGTAGCCTCCACCACCAACGAGGCACTCCTCCTGGATCACCTTATCGGTTTGGCTTCAAATCGTGACGAGAGGATATACTTCCTCAACTATAGGCTCGAACAGATCAGGACGACGGTTTTTCGCCAGACCCTCTTCGCCGAATACGAACGGGAGATCCATGAAAGGACCGAAAAGGGCGAGGCCCTGACGGCCGATGAGTTCTGCCGACTTTGGAGGGATCTCAACGCCGAGTACTACGGCCCAGCGGTGGAACTCAACGGTGAGATAGAGATGGAATGGGCGCGCATACCCCACTTCTATTCGCCCTTTTACGTTTACCAGTATGCTACGGGTTACTCGGCGGCGATAGCGCTTTCCAGGGGAATCCTCTTCGAGGGTGACGCCGCGGCGCACCGGTACATGCGTTTCCTGGAAAGGGGCAGCTCGGCGTCCGCCATGGAAGTCCTTCGTGACGCGGGAGTTGACATGGCCAACCCGGAACCGGTGAAAAAAACGGTGGACCTCTTCAGATCCACCGTGGAAGAACTGGAAACGCTCCTGGCCTGA
- a CDS encoding nitronate monooxygenase: MNRSSCKESNFFKGALILANPLPVLKIGKHSPRYPLIQGGMGVRISGPSLAGAVARAGGIGTIASVGLAVASEIYDGRNYFEANQVVLRQDVEEAKRNSKGGIIAVNAMVALTDYDLHVRSACEGGVDIIISGAGLPLKLPELTAAFPDVALVPIVSSVKAASLIIRRWEKLYGRLPDALVVETPLYAGGHLGVTKMEQVFDEAYSLESVIPELVRYLDEELGEDIPVIGAGGIWNRHDMDEVFALGARGVQMGTRFAATAEGDADTRFKQALIDASEEDVVIIKSPVGIPGRVLRSPFIEEYLEGTVESKPCFANCLSHCSYRTERQAFCIAQALVDAFRGNWEEGLFFCGSNVAKITRIETVEEIFHELFGPGE; this comes from the coding sequence ATGAACCGGTCGTCTTGTAAAGAATCCAACTTTTTCAAGGGAGCGTTGATATTGGCAAACCCCTTACCGGTTCTAAAGATTGGGAAGCATTCCCCTCGGTATCCACTCATCCAGGGAGGCATGGGAGTACGCATTTCCGGTCCCAGCCTGGCTGGAGCGGTTGCCCGGGCGGGCGGCATCGGTACTATAGCCAGCGTCGGCCTGGCGGTGGCCTCCGAGATCTACGACGGCAGGAACTATTTCGAGGCCAACCAGGTAGTCCTCAGGCAGGATGTGGAGGAAGCCAAGAGGAATTCCAAAGGGGGCATCATCGCCGTCAACGCCATGGTCGCCCTCACTGACTACGATCTCCATGTGAGGTCCGCCTGTGAGGGCGGTGTAGATATTATCATCTCCGGTGCGGGCCTGCCCTTGAAACTCCCCGAACTGACCGCGGCCTTTCCCGATGTGGCCCTCGTTCCCATCGTCAGTTCCGTCAAGGCAGCCAGCTTGATAATCCGACGCTGGGAGAAGCTTTATGGGCGTCTTCCCGATGCCCTGGTAGTTGAGACCCCCCTTTACGCCGGGGGTCACCTCGGCGTGACCAAGATGGAGCAAGTCTTTGACGAGGCCTATTCCCTGGAATCGGTCATACCGGAACTGGTTCGGTATCTCGATGAAGAGTTGGGGGAGGATATCCCCGTCATCGGCGCTGGCGGGATCTGGAACCGCCACGATATGGACGAGGTCTTTGCCTTGGGAGCCAGGGGAGTGCAGATGGGTACCCGCTTCGCCGCCACGGCCGAGGGGGATGCCGATACCAGGTTCAAGCAGGCCCTCATCGACGCTAGCGAGGAAGACGTGGTAATCATCAAGAGCCCCGTGGGGATCCCGGGGCGGGTGCTCCGTTCTCCCTTCATAGAGGAATACCTGGAAGGGACGGTGGAGAGTAAACCCTGTTTTGCCAACTGCCTTTCCCACTGCTCATACCGTACCGAGAGGCAGGCCTTCTGCATAGCCCAGGCCCTGGTAGACGCTTTCCGGGGCAATTGGGAGGAGGGGCTTTTCTTTTGCGGTTCCAACGTGGCGAAGATCACCAGGATCGAAACCGTCGAAGAGATCTTTCATGAACTTTTCGGCCCGGGCGAGTGA
- a CDS encoding lytic transglycosylase domain-containing protein, translating into MGTNVRPISLLVFLALTLNFASTAPGPASAEGERYDRLELPEPTPQADEVMLPCLETEVIVSAFTRANKSLDKSTAAKYASHVLEAAGEFGVDPFMVASIIIRESTVRQNARSRHAYGLMQVNWKAHRKGLTKAFQAINSLEDLLQPRNNVLAGTYIFSWYLKSCGGDMDKALFRYLGRIGNKYVSRVMSGFQDMKEELEKYRKKYGSKPSSGTVSMAFAVE; encoded by the coding sequence ATGGGAACGAATGTCCGACCGATTTCGCTGCTGGTTTTTCTGGCGTTGACCTTGAACTTTGCCTCAACGGCGCCTGGTCCGGCTTCAGCGGAGGGAGAGAGGTACGACCGACTCGAGTTGCCCGAACCGACTCCCCAGGCTGATGAAGTGATGTTGCCGTGTCTCGAGACGGAGGTCATAGTGTCGGCCTTTACTCGGGCTAACAAGAGTCTCGACAAGTCGACGGCCGCGAAATACGCTTCCCATGTGCTTGAGGCCGCCGGGGAGTTCGGCGTGGATCCCTTCATGGTTGCCTCGATAATCATCAGGGAATCAACGGTCCGGCAGAACGCTCGCTCGCGCCACGCCTATGGATTGATGCAGGTGAACTGGAAGGCCCACCGAAAGGGGCTGACCAAGGCCTTTCAAGCGATAAATTCCCTTGAAGACCTTTTGCAGCCGCGAAACAACGTCCTTGCCGGCACCTACATATTTTCCTGGTACCTTAAGTCCTGCGGCGGGGATATGGATAAGGCCCTGTTCCGGTACCTTGGCCGTATCGGGAATAAGTACGTCTCCCGGGTCATGTCGGGTTTCCAGGACATGAAGGAGGAGCTGGAAAAATACCGGAAAAAGTATGGGTCCAAACCCAGCAGCGGTACCGTTTCTATGGCCTTTGCTGTAGAATGA